A genomic stretch from Erwinia sp. E_sp_B01_1 includes:
- a CDS encoding cytochrome o ubiquinol oxidase subunit IV — protein sequence MSKTLSDHGTSHGSVKTYMIGFILSIILTAIPFWMVMSGGASKGTILTVVIVAAVIQVLVHLYYFLHLSTSTDQRWNLVAIVFSAVIILIVVVGSIWIMWNLNYNMMVH from the coding sequence ATGAGCAAGACATTAAGCGATCATGGTACCTCGCACGGTAGCGTGAAGACTTACATGATCGGCTTTATTCTGTCGATCATTCTGACTGCCATTCCTTTCTGGATGGTCATGAGCGGCGGCGCGTCTAAGGGAACTATCCTGACCGTTGTCATCGTGGCTGCAGTCATCCAGGTGCTGGTGCATCTTTACTACTTCCTGCACCTCAGCACCTCTACCGATCAACGTTGGAATCTGGTGGCAATTGTCTTCTCTGCCGTCATCATTCTGATAGTTGTAGTGGGCTCTATATGGATTATGTGGAACCTCAATTACAACATGATGGTCCACTAA
- the cyoE gene encoding heme o synthase, whose protein sequence is MIKQYLQVTKPGIIFGNLISVIGGFLLASKGSIDYALFLSTLVGVSLVVASGCVYNNFIDRDIDIKMERTRNRVLVKGLISPTVSLVYATVLGIAGFALLYFGANPLAMWLAVMGFVVYVGVYSLYMKRKSVYGTLIGSLSGAAPPVIGYCAVTNQFDAGALILLAIFSLWQMPHSYAIAIFRFKDYQAANIPVLPVVKGISVAKNHITLYILAFMIATLMLTLGGYAGYKYLVVAAAVSVWWLGMALSGYKTQNDRVWARKLFVFSIVAITALSVMMSVDFMAPASKDLLTMVR, encoded by the coding sequence ATGATTAAGCAATACCTGCAAGTAACGAAACCAGGAATTATTTTCGGAAATCTAATTTCTGTAATCGGGGGATTCCTGCTGGCCTCTAAAGGCAGCATCGACTATGCCCTGTTTCTCTCCACCTTAGTCGGCGTTTCGCTGGTGGTCGCATCGGGTTGTGTTTATAACAACTTTATCGACCGTGACATCGACATAAAAATGGAGAGGACCAGAAATCGAGTGCTGGTTAAAGGCCTCATTTCTCCGACAGTCTCTCTGGTTTATGCAACCGTTCTGGGTATTGCTGGATTCGCGTTGCTGTATTTCGGAGCTAACCCGCTGGCCATGTGGCTGGCGGTGATGGGCTTTGTGGTTTATGTCGGCGTTTACAGCCTGTACATGAAGCGCAAGTCTGTGTATGGCACGTTGATTGGTAGTCTTTCTGGCGCAGCGCCGCCGGTGATTGGCTACTGTGCTGTGACGAACCAGTTTGATGCTGGCGCGTTGATCCTGCTGGCTATCTTTAGCCTGTGGCAGATGCCGCACTCCTATGCGATTGCCATCTTCCGCTTTAAAGATTACCAGGCAGCGAATATCCCGGTTCTGCCGGTGGTAAAAGGCATCTCCGTGGCAAAAAATCATATTACGCTTTATATCCTGGCGTTTATGATTGCCACCCTGATGCTGACGCTGGGCGGGTATGCGGGCTACAAATATCTGGTTGTGGCCGCAGCGGTTAGCGTGTGGTGGTTAGGCATGGCGCTGTCGGGCTATAAGACGCAGAACGATCGCGTCTGGGCTCGTAAGCTGTTTGTCTTCTCCATCGTCGCCATTACGGCACTGAGCGTGATGATGTCGGTCGATTTTATGGCTCCGGCCTCTAAAGACCTGCTGACAATGGTCAGGTAG
- a CDS encoding YajQ family cyclic di-GMP-binding protein codes for MPSFDIVSEIDMQEVRNAVENANRELSTRFDFRNVTASYELNEKNESIKVLSESDFQVKQLVDIIREKLLKRGIEGAALEVPEEIEHSGKSWSVEAKMKKGIPADVAKKLIKLIKDSKIKVQTQIQGEEIRVTGKSRDDLQGAMALVRGGDLGQPFQFKNFRD; via the coding sequence ATGCCATCTTTCGATATCGTTTCTGAAATCGACATGCAGGAAGTCCGCAATGCGGTGGAAAATGCTAACCGCGAACTGTCGACCCGTTTCGATTTCCGTAACGTCACGGCCAGCTATGAGCTGAATGAAAAAAACGAATCGATCAAAGTGTTGAGCGAATCTGACTTCCAGGTCAAACAGCTGGTGGATATCATCCGCGAAAAGCTGTTAAAGCGTGGCATTGAAGGCGCGGCACTGGAAGTTCCGGAAGAGATTGAGCACAGCGGCAAAAGCTGGAGCGTGGAAGCCAAAATGAAAAAAGGCATTCCTGCGGACGTGGCGAAAAAGCTGATTAAGCTGATTAAAGACAGCAAGATCAAAGTCCAGACGCAGATTCAGGGCGAAGAAATACGTGTGACTGGCAAATCCCGTGACGATCTGCAGGGTGCAATGGCGCTGGTACGCGGTGGCGATCTGGGTCAGCCATTCCAGTTCAAAAACTTCCGCGACTGA
- a CDS encoding cytochrome o ubiquinol oxidase subunit III, producing MSTETLTKHHDAHAEHGHHDAGANKLFGFWIYLMSDCIIFATLFATYAVMVNSTAGGPAGKDIFELPFVLGETALLLFSSITYGFAVISMEKGTKSTVLGWLALTFLLGAGFISMEIYEFHHLITEGFGPQRSGFLSAFFTLVGTHGLHVTSGLIWMLVLMYQVATKGLTSTNHTRVMCLSMFWHFLDVVWICVFTIVYLLGAM from the coding sequence ATGTCGACTGAAACTCTGACTAAGCACCACGACGCCCATGCGGAGCATGGGCATCACGATGCAGGAGCCAATAAACTTTTTGGCTTCTGGATCTACCTGATGAGCGACTGCATTATCTTCGCAACGTTGTTTGCGACCTATGCAGTAATGGTCAACAGCACCGCTGGCGGCCCGGCAGGTAAAGATATCTTTGAGTTACCCTTTGTTCTGGGTGAAACAGCACTGCTGCTGTTCAGCTCAATCACTTACGGGTTTGCCGTCATCAGCATGGAAAAAGGCACCAAATCAACCGTATTAGGTTGGCTGGCGCTGACGTTCCTGTTGGGTGCAGGCTTCATCTCAATGGAAATCTATGAGTTCCATCATCTGATCACTGAAGGCTTCGGTCCGCAGCGCAGTGGTTTCCTTTCAGCCTTCTTTACGCTGGTAGGAACTCACGGTCTGCACGTAACTTCCGGTTTGATCTGGATGCTGGTGCTGATGTATCAGGTCGCCACTAAAGGTCTGACCTCTACAAACCATACGCGTGTGATGTGTCTGAGCATGTTCTGGCACTTCCTGGACGTTGTCTGGATTTGTGTATTCACCATCGTTTATCTGCTGGGGGCCATGTAA
- the cyoA gene encoding cytochrome o ubiquinol oxidase subunit II, which yields MRLSKYNKSLGILSLIAGTLLLSGCDSALLNPKGQVALEQRSLILTAFGLMMIVVIPAVLMAVVFAWKYRASNTNAKYSPNWSHSNKVEAVVWTVPILIIIFLGVLTWKSTHALEPGKPLASDVKPVEIDVVALDWKWLFIYPEQGIATVNQIAFPANTPVSFKITSNSVMNSFFIPTLGSQIYAMAGMQTKLHLIANEPGTFDGISSNFSGRGFSGMKFKAIATPDTATFDQWVAKAKESSNTLTTMDDFEKLAAPSENHPVEFFSTANPELFKQVIGKFKMNHGKMDMSGHEGMDMSDTPKAGAEE from the coding sequence ATGAGACTCAGTAAATACAATAAAAGTTTGGGGATTTTGTCATTAATAGCAGGCACTTTATTGTTAAGTGGCTGTGATAGTGCGTTATTGAATCCCAAAGGACAGGTTGCACTGGAGCAACGTTCGCTAATCCTGACAGCCTTCGGCTTGATGATGATCGTCGTAATTCCTGCAGTCCTGATGGCCGTGGTGTTCGCCTGGAAATATCGGGCATCCAATACCAATGCAAAATACAGCCCTAACTGGTCACACTCTAATAAAGTGGAAGCCGTAGTCTGGACTGTTCCCATTTTGATTATTATCTTCCTTGGCGTCCTGACGTGGAAATCTACTCACGCGCTGGAACCAGGCAAGCCTCTGGCATCCGATGTGAAGCCGGTTGAGATTGATGTGGTTGCACTGGACTGGAAGTGGCTGTTCATTTACCCGGAACAGGGTATTGCAACAGTTAACCAGATCGCGTTCCCGGCTAATACGCCTGTGAGCTTTAAGATCACTTCTAACTCCGTTATGAACTCCTTCTTCATTCCTACCCTCGGTAGCCAGATTTACGCTATGGCGGGCATGCAGACCAAACTGCATCTGATTGCGAATGAACCTGGTACCTTTGATGGGATCTCCTCCAACTTCAGCGGTCGCGGCTTCTCCGGTATGAAGTTCAAAGCTATCGCCACACCTGACACTGCAACATTTGATCAGTGGGTAGCGAAAGCCAAAGAATCTTCAAACACGCTGACGACAATGGATGACTTCGAGAAACTGGCAGCGCCAAGCGAAAACCATCCGGTTGAGTTCTTCTCTACGGCAAATCCTGAACTGTTCAAGCAGGTGATTGGCAAGTTCAAGATGAACCACGGGAAAATGGACATGTCAGGACACGAAGGCATGGACATGAGCGATACCCCTAAAGCGGGAGCCGAGGAATAA
- the hutW gene encoding heme anaerobic degradation radical SAM methyltransferase ChuW/HutW — MQMDFSPWFAMPGFPAFAERRAAMPWRNTLPLPAGEIQSAWQSLLLKPLPPCKRLLYVHVPFCATHCTFCGFYQNKFQPDEAEKYVGYLLREIEMEADSTLHQSAPIHAVYFGGGTPTALSAQGLYRVISLLRERLPLAPDCEITIEGRVLNFDNARIDACLDAGANRFSIGIQTFDTRIRKKMARTSDRRQSVTFLENLCRRDRAAVVCDLIFGLPDQTASHWQKDLERVRDIGLDGVDLYALNLLPTTPLAKAVANDRASVPDVSQRRELYLQGAALLAGYGWRQLSNSHWARTTRERNLYNLLIKQGADCLALGSGAGGNLNGQAYMLDRRLESYYLTLDSGNKPIAMMTPPAQSPHQWRHKLQGGIETGRVDLHALTAQASLLQPLVDQWYHSGLLTDTGLCLHLTDNGRFWANNLMQSLSEILLQLSSSQSLKGDR, encoded by the coding sequence ATGCAGATGGATTTTTCCCCCTGGTTCGCGATGCCTGGCTTTCCCGCTTTTGCAGAGCGACGCGCCGCTATGCCCTGGCGTAATACCCTACCTTTACCTGCCGGTGAGATTCAGTCCGCCTGGCAAAGCTTGCTGCTTAAGCCTCTGCCACCCTGTAAAAGGCTGCTGTATGTGCATGTGCCTTTCTGCGCCACACATTGCACCTTTTGCGGGTTTTATCAGAATAAATTTCAGCCGGATGAAGCAGAAAAATACGTGGGTTATTTACTGCGCGAAATCGAAATGGAGGCCGACAGTACATTGCATCAGTCCGCGCCGATCCATGCTGTTTATTTTGGTGGAGGCACGCCAACGGCACTTTCTGCGCAAGGTCTGTACCGGGTTATCAGCCTGCTGCGGGAAAGGCTGCCGCTGGCTCCGGATTGTGAGATAACCATTGAAGGTCGAGTCCTCAATTTCGATAATGCGCGGATTGATGCCTGTCTGGATGCAGGGGCGAACCGTTTTTCAATCGGCATTCAGACTTTTGACACGCGTATCCGGAAAAAGATGGCGCGCACCTCGGACCGACGGCAGTCAGTGACTTTTCTTGAAAATTTGTGCCGGCGCGATCGCGCTGCTGTCGTCTGCGATCTAATATTTGGCCTGCCCGACCAGACAGCCAGTCACTGGCAGAAGGATCTGGAGAGGGTCAGGGATATCGGTCTTGATGGTGTGGATCTTTATGCCCTGAATTTGCTTCCCACCACGCCACTGGCAAAAGCCGTTGCGAACGATCGCGCGAGCGTGCCGGATGTGAGCCAGCGGCGTGAGCTTTATCTTCAGGGTGCCGCGCTTCTGGCCGGGTATGGCTGGCGTCAGCTCAGTAACAGCCACTGGGCCAGAACCACGCGGGAGCGGAATCTGTACAATCTGCTGATCAAACAGGGAGCAGACTGCCTTGCGCTGGGATCCGGTGCTGGCGGCAATCTCAACGGTCAGGCTTATATGCTGGATCGCCGGCTGGAGAGTTACTACCTCACGCTGGATAGCGGTAATAAGCCCATCGCCATGATGACACCCCCTGCGCAAAGCCCGCATCAGTGGCGACACAAGTTACAGGGCGGCATTGAAACGGGTCGCGTGGATCTGCATGCACTAACCGCACAGGCTTCGCTGCTCCAGCCACTGGTCGATCAGTGGTATCACTCTGGCCTGCTGACAGACACAGGGCTGTGCCTGCATCTGACCGACAATGGACGCTTCTGGGCGAATAACCTGATGCAGTCGCTGTCAGAAATTCTGCTGCAACTCTCTTCCTCTCAATCATTAAAAGGAGATCGATAA
- a CDS encoding NAD(P)H-binding protein — MATWLVFGGAKGTGAQLIEYAIQHQQPVVAVMRKQEDADRMAAQQVQTFVGDACEVELVMRACKAAGKEAVIISTMGGAQDYSAHRNVIDCAEKAGIRQMLMVTSLGCGDTWPALSDRAKRAFGQAVREKSLAESWLQTSSLAWCIIRPGGLLNGEATGQGQLVQNAEVHGLIRRADVVLAIASLLAHPLNQQIYSLTEPGLTPQTV; from the coding sequence ATGGCAACATGGCTGGTTTTTGGCGGCGCGAAAGGCACGGGTGCGCAGCTTATTGAGTATGCAATCCAACACCAGCAGCCCGTAGTGGCCGTGATGCGAAAGCAGGAAGATGCTGACAGGATGGCGGCTCAGCAGGTGCAGACTTTTGTCGGTGATGCCTGTGAAGTTGAGCTGGTTATGCGGGCCTGTAAAGCCGCAGGCAAAGAAGCGGTAATCATCTCCACAATGGGAGGCGCTCAGGATTATTCTGCGCACCGTAACGTTATCGATTGTGCGGAGAAAGCGGGGATCCGCCAGATGCTGATGGTGACGTCACTGGGATGTGGCGACACCTGGCCAGCCCTTTCCGACAGAGCGAAACGCGCTTTCGGTCAGGCCGTCAGAGAGAAATCTCTGGCGGAAAGCTGGCTGCAGACCAGCAGCCTTGCCTGGTGCATCATCAGGCCGGGCGGCCTGCTAAACGGCGAGGCTACAGGTCAGGGGCAACTGGTGCAAAACGCTGAAGTCCACGGTCTTATCAGACGGGCGGATGTGGTACTGGCGATTGCCAGCCTGCTCGCCCACCCGCTAAATCAGCAGATCTACAGCCTGACCGAGCCGGGTTTAACGCCACAGACGGTTTAG
- the cyoB gene encoding cytochrome o ubiquinol oxidase subunit I, protein MLGKLTLDAVPYHEPIIVITVAAIILGGLAVAGAITYFGKWQYLWSEWLTSVDHKKLGIMYIIVAFVMLLRGFADAVMMRSQQVLASAGEAGFLPPHHYDQIFTAHGVIMIFFVAMPFVIGLMNIAVPLQIGARDVAFPFLNNLSFWFTAVGVVLVNLSLGVGEFAQTGWLAYPPLSGAEYSPGVGVDYWIWSLQLSGIGTTLTGINFFVTILRMRAPGMTMFKMPVFTWASLCTNVLIIVSFPVLTVTLALLTLDRYLGFHFFTNEMGGNMMMYVNLIWVWGHPEVYILVLPVFGVFSEVVATFSKKRLFGYTSLVWATIVITILSFVVWLHHFFTMGAGANVNAFFGIMTMVIAIPTGVKIFNWLFTMYQGRIQMHSAMLWTVGFLVTFSVGGMTGVLLAVPGADFVLHNSLFLIAHFHNVIIGGVVFGCFAGVTYWFPKAFGFCLNEKWGIRAFWFWIIGFFVAFMPLYALGFMGMTRRLSQDIDPQFHPLLVVAAFGAALIACGVLCQITQFWVSVRDREQLRDVTGDPWGGRTLEWATSSPPPFYNFAEVPVIHERDAFWEMKEKGEAYKQPAKYEEIHMPKNSGAGVVIGAFSLVFGFAAIWHIWWLVGVAFLGMILTWIIKSFDEDVDYYVPVAEIEKIENQHFDEISKAGLKNVD, encoded by the coding sequence ATGTTGGGAAAATTAACCCTTGATGCAGTACCGTATCACGAACCTATTATCGTGATTACGGTCGCCGCCATCATTCTTGGTGGCCTGGCAGTCGCCGGAGCAATCACTTATTTCGGTAAGTGGCAATACCTGTGGTCAGAATGGCTGACGTCTGTTGACCACAAAAAACTCGGTATCATGTATATCATCGTGGCTTTCGTCATGTTACTGCGCGGCTTTGCCGATGCGGTGATGATGCGTAGCCAGCAGGTACTGGCTTCGGCCGGCGAGGCAGGATTCTTACCGCCTCATCACTACGACCAGATCTTCACCGCCCACGGCGTGATCATGATCTTCTTCGTAGCGATGCCGTTTGTTATCGGTCTGATGAACATTGCTGTTCCTTTACAGATTGGTGCACGCGATGTGGCCTTCCCGTTCCTGAACAACCTGAGCTTCTGGTTCACGGCTGTGGGTGTGGTACTGGTTAACCTGTCACTGGGTGTGGGCGAATTTGCTCAGACTGGCTGGCTGGCTTATCCGCCGCTCTCCGGTGCGGAATACAGTCCTGGGGTCGGTGTCGACTACTGGATATGGAGTCTGCAGCTGTCAGGGATTGGTACGACATTAACAGGTATTAACTTCTTCGTTACTATCCTGAGAATGCGTGCGCCTGGCATGACCATGTTCAAAATGCCTGTATTTACCTGGGCTTCCCTGTGTACCAACGTGCTGATCATTGTCTCCTTCCCGGTTCTGACCGTGACGCTGGCATTGCTGACCCTGGATCGCTATCTGGGCTTCCATTTCTTCACCAATGAAATGGGCGGCAACATGATGATGTACGTCAACCTGATTTGGGTTTGGGGACATCCGGAAGTGTATATCCTGGTTCTGCCGGTCTTCGGTGTCTTCTCCGAAGTGGTGGCAACCTTCTCTAAAAAGCGCCTGTTTGGTTACACCTCACTGGTTTGGGCAACGATTGTTATCACCATCCTGTCCTTCGTAGTGTGGCTGCACCACTTCTTCACCATGGGCGCCGGTGCGAACGTTAACGCCTTCTTCGGCATCATGACGATGGTTATCGCCATCCCGACCGGGGTTAAAATCTTCAACTGGTTGTTCACCATGTATCAGGGCCGCATTCAGATGCACTCTGCTATGTTGTGGACCGTTGGCTTCCTGGTCACCTTCTCTGTAGGTGGTATGACCGGTGTTCTGCTGGCGGTACCAGGTGCTGACTTCGTGCTGCACAACAGTCTGTTCCTGATTGCTCACTTCCATAACGTAATTATTGGTGGTGTGGTGTTCGGTTGCTTTGCTGGTGTGACTTACTGGTTCCCTAAAGCGTTCGGCTTCTGCCTGAATGAAAAATGGGGTATCCGCGCCTTCTGGTTCTGGATTATCGGTTTCTTCGTTGCCTTTATGCCGCTGTATGCACTGGGCTTCATGGGGATGACCCGTCGTCTGAGCCAGGACATCGATCCACAGTTCCACCCACTGCTGGTTGTTGCAGCCTTTGGTGCTGCGCTGATCGCTTGTGGTGTGCTGTGCCAAATCACTCAGTTCTGGGTTTCAGTACGTGACCGTGAGCAGCTGCGTGATGTGACCGGCGATCCGTGGGGCGGCCGTACGCTGGAGTGGGCAACCTCTTCACCACCACCGTTCTATAACTTTGCTGAAGTGCCTGTCATTCACGAGCGCGATGCGTTCTGGGAAATGAAAGAAAAAGGCGAAGCTTACAAACAGCCTGCTAAGTACGAAGAGATCCACATGCCGAAGAACAGCGGCGCTGGTGTGGTGATCGGTGCATTCAGCCTGGTGTTTGGTTTCGCGGCTATCTGGCACATCTGGTGGCTGGTAGGTGTGGCGTTCCTCGGTATGATCTTAACCTGGATCATCAAGAGCTTTGACGAAGACGTGGATTACTACGTTCCCGTTGCCGAGATCGAAAAAATCGAGAATCAGCACTTTGACGAAATTAGCAAAGCAGGTCTGAAAAATGTCGACTGA
- a CDS encoding MFS transporter, translating into MNDNKMTPVELRATWGLGTVFSLRMLGMFMVLPVLTTYGMALQGASEALIGLAIGIYGFTQAVFQIPFGLLSDRIGRKPLIVGGLLIFVLGSVIAASTTSIWGVILGRALQGSGAIAAAVMALLSDLTREQNRTKAMAFIGISFGVTFAIAMVLGPIITHALGLHALFWMIAILASCGIVITLLVVPSTPNHILNRESGMVKGSIKDVLANSRLVKLNFGILCLHVLLMSSFVALPGEFERAGFPAEQHWKVYLVTMLIAFCGVIPFIIYAEVKRRMKRVFVCCVALMLIAEIVLWGAGSNFWTLVVGVQLFFIGFNLMEAILPSLVSKESPPGYKGTAMGLYSTSQFIGVAIGGSMGGWVFGHFDAQSVFLVGTLVAAVWLIVSCTMKEPPYVSSLRIVLNDAALEQKSLEQRIRAQPGVAAVFIVPEEKTAYVKIDSKVTNRVELEALVASC; encoded by the coding sequence ATGAACGATAATAAAATGACTCCGGTCGAGCTGCGTGCGACATGGGGTTTGGGGACGGTATTCTCCCTGCGCATGTTGGGAATGTTTATGGTGTTACCCGTCCTGACGACATATGGCATGGCATTACAGGGAGCAAGTGAAGCACTGATTGGACTCGCCATTGGCATCTACGGTTTTACGCAAGCCGTTTTCCAGATCCCTTTCGGGTTATTGTCGGACCGTATTGGCCGCAAGCCGTTGATCGTAGGTGGATTACTGATATTTGTTCTCGGGAGTGTCATTGCTGCAAGCACCACTTCCATCTGGGGGGTGATTCTGGGGCGTGCCCTGCAGGGATCCGGCGCTATCGCTGCCGCAGTGATGGCGCTGCTTTCAGATTTGACCCGTGAACAGAACCGCACCAAGGCCATGGCCTTTATCGGCATCAGTTTTGGCGTCACCTTTGCCATTGCTATGGTGCTTGGCCCGATTATTACTCATGCGCTGGGCCTGCATGCCCTGTTCTGGATGATTGCCATTCTGGCCAGTTGCGGCATTGTGATTACGCTGCTGGTGGTGCCTTCCACGCCAAACCATATCCTGAACCGCGAGTCAGGCATGGTGAAGGGGTCGATTAAGGATGTGCTGGCAAACAGCCGTCTGGTTAAGCTGAACTTCGGTATTCTTTGTCTGCATGTGCTGTTGATGTCGAGCTTTGTGGCGTTGCCGGGCGAGTTCGAGCGCGCTGGTTTCCCTGCGGAGCAGCACTGGAAAGTCTACCTGGTGACGATGTTGATTGCCTTCTGCGGGGTGATCCCTTTCATTATTTATGCCGAAGTAAAACGACGCATGAAGCGGGTTTTTGTCTGCTGTGTGGCGCTGATGCTGATTGCTGAGATTGTGCTGTGGGGAGCGGGAAGCAATTTCTGGACGCTGGTCGTTGGCGTGCAGCTGTTCTTTATCGGCTTTAATCTGATGGAAGCGATTCTGCCTTCGCTGGTCAGTAAAGAGTCGCCTCCGGGCTATAAAGGCACGGCGATGGGGCTTTATTCCACCAGCCAGTTTATTGGCGTAGCCATTGGCGGCAGCATGGGGGGCTGGGTATTCGGTCATTTCGATGCGCAGTCTGTGTTCCTTGTTGGCACGCTGGTCGCCGCTGTCTGGCTGATAGTGAGCTGTACGATGAAGGAGCCGCCTTATGTCAGCAGTCTGCGCATTGTGTTGAATGATGCGGCGCTGGAGCAGAAGTCGCTGGAGCAGCGTATTCGTGCTCAGCCTGGCGTTGCCGCAGTCTTTATTGTGCCGGAAGAGAAAACTGCCTACGTGAAGATTGACAGTAAAGTGACTAACCGCGTGGAGCTTGAGGCGTTGGTAGCCAGCTGCTAA